One Burkholderia thailandensis E264 genomic window carries:
- a CDS encoding response regulator, whose translation MPFRILLVEDDNRLSTLIAGYLRKHEYVVDTVLNGDDAVDAILTGRPDLVILDVNLPGKDGFEICREAREHYDGVIIMVTARDEPFDELLGLEFGADDYVHKPVEPRILLARIKAQLRRAPVRQTDGAPGQPESYTFGKFTIDRANRTVNLPDGTAPELTSAEFDLLWVLVCHAGEVVSRDDLMLQLRGVEFDGLDRTIDGRISKLRRKLRDDASSPQRIKTIRSKGYQFSKNAWE comes from the coding sequence ATGCCTTTCCGGATTCTCCTCGTCGAGGACGACAATCGCCTTTCCACGCTGATCGCGGGCTACCTGCGCAAGCACGAATACGTCGTCGATACCGTGCTGAACGGCGACGACGCCGTTGACGCGATTCTGACGGGGCGCCCCGATCTCGTGATCCTCGACGTGAACCTGCCCGGCAAGGACGGCTTCGAGATCTGTCGTGAGGCGCGCGAGCACTATGACGGCGTCATCATCATGGTGACGGCTCGCGACGAGCCGTTCGACGAGCTGCTCGGCCTCGAATTCGGCGCGGACGACTACGTGCACAAGCCGGTCGAGCCGCGCATCCTGCTCGCGCGAATCAAGGCGCAACTGCGCCGCGCGCCGGTGCGGCAAACGGACGGCGCGCCCGGGCAGCCGGAGAGCTACACGTTCGGCAAGTTCACGATCGACCGCGCGAACCGCACCGTCAATCTGCCCGACGGCACGGCGCCCGAGCTGACGTCGGCGGAGTTCGACCTGCTGTGGGTGCTCGTCTGCCATGCGGGCGAGGTCGTGAGCCGCGACGATCTGATGCTGCAGTTGCGCGGCGTCGAGTTCGACGGACTCGACCGGACGATCGACGGGCGGATCTCGAAGCTGCGCCGCAAGTTGCGCGACGACGCGAGCAGCCCGCAGCGGATCAAGACCATTCGCAGCAAGGGTTATCAGTTCAGCAAGAACGCTTGGGAGTAA
- a CDS encoding ATP-binding protein — MNSTQAHRLSPFRYCKWRWLHFRRSWTDTRADRVPSWSRLYLRTYLHLVGLVLVTVGGTIAALCSALGPRAVWRALDALPGGALPLAAFVLAVPALAGYRWMRPVWSDLVMVRERAIDFTGGRFNTRARESRSVIIGPLARTLNALAMRMERLIAAQRDLTNGISHELRTPLARVRFALESLREPGSAAEYQNAIDSIEQDVTELDELIDMSLTYARLEYSSLQSNLEQTALVAWFDKQVADAALLYPSKTIDARVALPADLRVKMDKRLMSYAMRNLLRNASKHARGRIAVGLRMRHGNIEIDVEDDGPGVPPDERERIFEAFVRLDRHTAGYGLGLAITRLVLQAHNGRVAVVDPLLLPGARFEMSWPV, encoded by the coding sequence ATGAACAGCACGCAAGCGCACCGATTATCCCCGTTCCGCTACTGCAAATGGCGCTGGCTGCATTTCCGGCGCTCGTGGACCGACACGCGCGCCGACCGGGTCCCGAGCTGGTCGCGCCTTTATCTGCGGACCTATCTGCATCTCGTCGGCCTCGTGCTGGTGACGGTCGGCGGGACGATCGCCGCGCTGTGCTCGGCGCTCGGGCCACGCGCGGTGTGGCGCGCGCTCGATGCGCTGCCGGGCGGCGCGCTGCCGCTCGCCGCGTTCGTGCTCGCGGTGCCGGCGCTCGCCGGCTATCGGTGGATGCGGCCCGTGTGGTCGGATCTCGTGATGGTGCGCGAGCGCGCGATCGATTTCACGGGCGGCCGCTTCAACACGCGCGCGCGCGAATCGCGCAGCGTGATCATCGGGCCGCTCGCACGCACGCTGAACGCGCTCGCGATGCGAATGGAACGGCTGATCGCCGCGCAGCGCGACCTGACGAACGGCATCTCGCACGAGTTGCGCACGCCGCTCGCGCGTGTGCGCTTCGCGCTCGAGAGCCTGCGCGAGCCAGGGTCGGCCGCCGAGTATCAGAACGCGATCGACAGCATCGAGCAGGACGTGACCGAGCTCGACGAGCTGATCGACATGAGCCTCACGTACGCGCGGCTCGAGTACAGTTCGCTGCAGTCGAATCTCGAGCAGACGGCGCTTGTCGCATGGTTCGACAAGCAGGTCGCCGACGCCGCGCTGCTGTATCCGAGCAAGACGATCGACGCGCGCGTCGCGCTGCCCGCCGACTTGCGCGTGAAGATGGACAAGCGGCTGATGTCGTATGCGATGCGCAACCTGCTGCGCAACGCGAGCAAGCACGCGCGCGGCCGGATCGCCGTCGGCCTGCGGATGCGCCACGGCAACATCGAGATCGATGTCGAGGATGACGGGCCCGGCGTGCCGCCCGACGAGCGCGAGCGGATCTTCGAGGCGTTCGTGCGGCTCGATCGCCATACGGCCGGCTACGGGCTGGGGCTCGCGATCACGCGGCTGGTGCTGCAGGCGCACAACGGGCGCGTGGCCGTCGTCGATCCGCTGCTGCTGCCCGGTGCGCGCTTCGAGATGAGCTGGCCGGTCTGA